The following proteins are encoded in a genomic region of Saccharopolyspora antimicrobica:
- a CDS encoding heavy-metal-associated domain-containing protein yields MSSRTFTVGGMTCGHCARSVTEELSELPGVTDVQVTVASGQVSVLSEQELSRDEVTAAITEAGYTITDWPGAN; encoded by the coding sequence ATGAGCAGTCGAACGTTCACCGTCGGAGGCATGACCTGCGGCCACTGCGCCCGATCGGTCACCGAGGAGCTCTCCGAGCTGCCCGGTGTCACCGACGTGCAGGTGACGGTGGCCAGCGGGCAGGTGTCGGTGCTCAGCGAGCAGGAGCTCAGCCGCGACGAGGTCACCGCGGCGATCACCGAGGCCGGCTACACCATCACCGACTGGCCCGGCGCGAACTGA
- a CDS encoding TetR/AcrR family transcriptional regulator encodes MPKQHRAQLTRRAILTAAATEFDLVGYEAAALNAILRRSGTTKGAFYFHFSSKEAVAEALVADYAAGLAELRREWLERDRDPLSTAVGLTVEVARRLKQNVVLRAGLLLACRRVGAVTDGWDGLIDRLLHESAEADQLQPGADPAAVARVAYAALVGTHTVDPDFADLPERVAEAWRVLLAGVAREGELRL; translated from the coding sequence ATGCCGAAGCAGCACCGGGCGCAGCTCACCCGCCGCGCCATCCTCACTGCGGCGGCGACGGAGTTCGACCTGGTCGGGTACGAGGCCGCAGCGCTGAACGCGATCCTGCGGCGCAGCGGGACCACCAAGGGAGCGTTCTACTTCCACTTCTCCTCCAAGGAGGCGGTGGCCGAAGCGCTGGTCGCGGACTACGCGGCCGGGCTCGCCGAGCTGCGGCGGGAATGGCTGGAACGCGACCGGGACCCGCTGTCGACGGCGGTCGGCCTGACGGTCGAGGTGGCCCGCAGGCTGAAGCAGAACGTCGTCCTCCGCGCGGGGCTGCTGCTCGCCTGCCGGCGCGTCGGTGCGGTCACCGACGGCTGGGACGGCTTGATCGACCGCTTGCTGCACGAGTCGGCGGAAGCGGACCAGCTGCAACCCGGTGCGGATCCGGCTGCGGTGGCCCGGGTGGCCTACGCGGCCCTGGTCGGCACGCACACGGTCGACCCGGACTTCGCCGACCTGCCGGAACGGGTCGCCGAGGCCTGGCGGGTGCTGCTCGCCGGGGTCGCCCGGGAAGGCGAGCTGCGGCTGTAA
- a CDS encoding tyrosine-type recombinase/integrase — protein sequence MDEKNTRNPNGRSSIYFGSDGYWHGRVSMGIGDDGKPDRRHVKRKDKDAVVDEVSKLERERDSGSVRKKGQPWTVERWLTHWVENIAPLTCRYKTMRGYQTAVYRHLIPGLGAHRLDRIQNHPEYFEKFYLRMIGSGLKPATVHQVHRTARTAFGEAYKRQHILRNPVSIAKAPRVEPEEIEPLDVEEMQLVIKAALERRNGVRYVIALAIGTRQGESLALKWPRLNRKKRTLRIAKALQRQTWRHGCSDPNRCGAKYHKTKPCKDGCKRHKRTCPPPCPPDCTDHARWCPQRTDGGLVEVDVKSKAGRRTVTLPDELFELILRHEKAQAAEREHAGTEWHDGEWMFTQPNGKPMDPRKDLDDWKEILSEAGVREARLHDARHTAATVLLVLGVPDRVVMELMGWSSVTMKQRYMHVIDSVRKDVADRLNAYFWGTD from the coding sequence GTGGACGAGAAGAACACCCGCAACCCCAACGGTCGATCGAGCATCTACTTCGGTAGTGACGGCTACTGGCACGGCCGGGTCTCGATGGGAATCGGTGACGACGGCAAGCCCGACCGCCGCCACGTGAAGCGCAAGGACAAGGACGCGGTCGTCGACGAAGTCAGCAAGCTCGAACGGGAACGGGACTCCGGCAGCGTCCGGAAGAAGGGGCAGCCCTGGACGGTCGAGCGGTGGCTGACGCACTGGGTGGAAAACATCGCGCCGCTGACCTGCCGGTACAAGACGATGCGGGGCTACCAGACGGCGGTGTATCGGCACCTCATCCCCGGGTTGGGGGCACACCGGCTCGACCGGATCCAGAACCACCCGGAGTACTTCGAGAAGTTCTACCTGCGGATGATCGGTTCGGGGCTCAAACCCGCGACGGTTCACCAGGTGCACCGGACCGCGCGGACGGCCTTCGGGGAGGCCTACAAGCGGCAGCACATCCTGCGGAACCCGGTTTCGATCGCCAAGGCACCCCGGGTGGAGCCAGAAGAGATCGAGCCGCTTGACGTCGAAGAGATGCAGCTGGTCATCAAGGCCGCCCTGGAGCGCCGCAACGGCGTCCGGTACGTCATCGCCTTGGCGATCGGCACCCGGCAGGGCGAATCGCTCGCGCTGAAGTGGCCGCGGCTGAACCGGAAGAAGCGCACGCTGCGGATCGCCAAGGCGCTCCAGCGTCAGACCTGGAGGCACGGCTGCTCCGACCCGAACCGATGCGGCGCGAAGTACCACAAGACCAAGCCGTGCAAGGACGGCTGCAAGCGGCACAAGCGGACTTGCCCGCCGCCATGCCCGCCGGACTGCACCGATCACGCCCGTTGGTGCCCGCAGCGAACCGACGGTGGGCTGGTCGAGGTCGACGTCAAGTCGAAGGCTGGACGTCGGACAGTGACGCTGCCCGATGAGCTCTTCGAGCTGATTCTCCGGCATGAGAAGGCGCAGGCCGCCGAGCGGGAGCACGCTGGCACCGAGTGGCACGACGGCGAATGGATGTTCACCCAGCCCAACGGCAAGCCGATGGACCCGCGCAAGGACCTGGACGACTGGAAGGAGATCCTCTCCGAGGCCGGGGTCCGCGAGGCGCGGCTACACGACGCGCGGCACACCGCCGCCACCGTCCTGCTGGTCCTCGGCGTCCCGGACCGGGTCGTGATGGAACTGATGGGCTGGTCGTCGGTCACCATGAAGCAGCGGTACATGCACGTCATCGACTCCGTCCGGAAGGACGTGGCTGACCGGCTGAACGCCTACTTCTGGGGCACCGACTGA
- a CDS encoding helix-turn-helix domain-containing protein — MTANTTQLAAALATLAALLVEQPTPETPEAEAKVHTLPGRVLLTVEEAAQQLGIGRTKAYELVKSGEIESVQIGRLRRVPRAAIDGYAARLVSQQNAA; from the coding sequence ATGACCGCGAACACCACCCAGCTCGCCGCCGCCCTCGCGACGCTCGCGGCCCTGCTCGTCGAGCAGCCGACCCCCGAGACCCCGGAGGCCGAAGCGAAGGTGCACACGCTGCCGGGCCGCGTGCTGCTCACCGTTGAAGAAGCCGCCCAGCAGCTCGGCATCGGCCGGACCAAGGCCTACGAGCTGGTGAAGTCCGGGGAGATCGAGTCCGTCCAGATCGGCAGGCTGCGCCGAGTTCCGCGAGCGGCCATCGACGGCTACGCCGCACGGCTCGTCTCCCAGCAGAACGCCGCGTGA
- a CDS encoding DUF3631 domain-containing protein, translating to MTPQPADAHQGAALLNELHAALTRYVILPTPQAVDAVTLWIAATHAQPAWAHAPRLVIRAPEKRCGKSRLLDVVEATCHEPFITVNASPSAVYRSITEDPPTMLVDEADTIFGPDAGNNEDLRGLLNAGHQRNRPAKRYDAAAGRVESIPTFAMAALAGIGAMPDTIEDRAVIVRMRRRAPGETVAPYRIRRDRPVLASIAQRLERWLRADLAALEAAEPAMPVEDRAADTWEPLIIVADHAGDDWPHRARQAAVDLLAEAAGGDQGSVRTRLLVDCRTAFSGQAAISTAELLNKLNADPESPWPSYGKTGLNAAKLSKLLGEFDIRSGNVRFPDGSQAKGYRASDFHDAWTRYCPADEGKPSQPSQASPPSSARDGLTLWDGTSRPTNSSRPALTCIGTDGTAGTATPPITNTKGVA from the coding sequence GTGACGCCACAACCCGCCGACGCCCACCAGGGCGCGGCCCTGCTCAACGAGCTCCACGCCGCGCTGACCCGCTACGTCATCCTGCCCACCCCGCAGGCCGTCGACGCGGTCACGCTGTGGATCGCCGCCACCCACGCCCAACCCGCCTGGGCTCACGCGCCCCGGCTGGTCATCCGCGCCCCGGAGAAGCGCTGCGGCAAGTCCCGCCTGCTCGACGTGGTCGAGGCGACCTGCCACGAACCGTTCATCACCGTCAACGCCTCGCCCTCGGCGGTGTACCGGTCGATCACCGAGGACCCGCCCACGATGCTGGTCGACGAGGCCGACACCATCTTCGGCCCGGATGCCGGCAACAACGAGGACTTGCGCGGCCTGCTCAACGCCGGACACCAGCGCAACCGGCCCGCCAAGCGCTACGACGCCGCCGCCGGACGCGTCGAGTCCATCCCCACCTTCGCCATGGCCGCCCTCGCCGGGATCGGCGCGATGCCCGACACCATCGAGGACCGCGCCGTCATCGTCCGCATGCGTCGCCGCGCTCCCGGCGAAACCGTCGCCCCGTACCGCATCCGGCGAGACCGGCCCGTGCTGGCCAGCATCGCCCAGCGCCTCGAACGCTGGCTCCGCGCCGACCTCGCCGCGCTTGAAGCCGCCGAACCGGCGATGCCCGTAGAAGACCGCGCCGCCGACACCTGGGAACCGCTGATCATCGTCGCCGACCACGCCGGTGACGACTGGCCGCACCGGGCCCGTCAGGCCGCCGTCGATCTGCTGGCCGAAGCAGCGGGAGGCGACCAGGGATCCGTCCGCACCCGGCTGCTCGTGGACTGCCGCACCGCCTTCAGCGGCCAGGCCGCGATCTCGACCGCCGAGCTGCTGAACAAGCTCAACGCCGACCCGGAATCGCCGTGGCCCAGCTACGGCAAGACCGGGCTCAACGCCGCGAAGCTCTCCAAGCTGCTCGGCGAGTTCGACATCCGCTCGGGCAACGTCCGGTTCCCCGACGGCAGCCAGGCCAAGGGCTACCGCGCCAGCGACTTCCACGACGCCTGGACCCGCTACTGCCCCGCAGACGAGGGCAAGCCGTCCCAGCCGTCCCAAGCGTCCCCGCCCAGCTCAGCGCGGGACGGCCTGACCCTCTGGGACGGCACCAGCCGTCCCACCAACTCCAGCCGTCCCGCCCTGACCTGCATCGGGACGGATGGGACGGCTGGGACGGCCACCCCGCCCATCACCAACACCAAGGGGGTCGCATGA
- a CDS encoding bifunctional DNA primase/polymerase, whose translation MTTPLHVASWLASHGLYVFPLRPFSKRPFGNCSHCRADECTPAECECLNADRPCHGLLAATTEPELIRRWWARTPRANVGIATGPSGLVVLDLDRKDKPPAPAAHDVPDVVADGLGALHAITTAEGVQWPDTLTIATPSEGRHLYFRADGAQVPSDATGRVGHQIDIRAEGGYVVAPSCETAAPPEDAFGAYNRVSTTTEIGPLPEWLRSRVVLPAPRTLTTPKALNLGGIQPGSHARGYWDQVWDGELHKVETLDGERWRIVYNSARRLANLATHDHAPWSELDVIEALVAAAVRRRQRTGKPIEQATAQRNASRGWQRGIHDGPDSLRGLATA comes from the coding sequence GTGACGACTCCGCTGCACGTCGCCAGCTGGCTGGCCAGCCACGGCCTGTACGTCTTCCCGCTGCGGCCGTTCTCCAAGCGCCCGTTCGGCAACTGCTCGCACTGCCGGGCCGACGAGTGCACCCCGGCCGAGTGCGAGTGCCTGAACGCCGACCGGCCCTGCCACGGCCTGCTGGCCGCGACCACCGAGCCCGAACTGATCCGGCGGTGGTGGGCGCGGACCCCGCGCGCCAACGTCGGCATCGCCACCGGCCCGTCCGGGCTGGTCGTGCTCGACCTCGACCGCAAGGACAAGCCCCCGGCACCCGCCGCGCACGACGTGCCGGACGTCGTCGCCGACGGGTTGGGAGCACTGCACGCCATCACCACGGCCGAGGGCGTGCAGTGGCCCGACACCCTGACCATCGCCACACCGTCGGAGGGCAGGCACCTGTACTTCCGTGCCGACGGTGCTCAGGTGCCCAGCGACGCCACCGGCCGCGTGGGGCACCAGATCGACATCCGGGCCGAAGGCGGCTACGTCGTCGCTCCCAGCTGCGAGACCGCCGCGCCGCCGGAAGACGCCTTCGGTGCCTACAACCGGGTGTCGACCACCACCGAGATCGGGCCGCTGCCCGAGTGGCTGCGTTCCCGAGTCGTCCTCCCGGCCCCACGCACGCTCACCACGCCGAAAGCTCTCAACCTCGGCGGAATCCAGCCCGGCAGCCACGCTCGCGGCTACTGGGACCAGGTTTGGGACGGCGAGCTGCACAAGGTCGAGACCCTCGACGGTGAGCGCTGGCGGATCGTCTACAACTCCGCGCGCCGCCTGGCCAACCTCGCCACCCACGACCACGCCCCGTGGAGCGAGCTCGACGTCATCGAAGCCCTGGTGGCCGCCGCGGTTCGCCGCCGCCAGCGCACCGGCAAGCCGATCGAGCAGGCCACCGCCCAGCGCAACGCCTCCCGCGGCTGGCAGCGCGGCATCCACGACGGACCGGACTCCCTGCGCGGCTTGGCCACCGCATGA
- a CDS encoding GGDEF domain-containing protein gives MFAEIALTVTTAGWATTTAAAVMLDRRLHTDALTGLANRTALYRRARRTRRGLVGLLLIDLDQFKAINDTHGHDFGNKVLAAVGTRLDDATEGRELAVRLHGDEFALWLGRVSSPAHAEERAQQITAALSVPLWIDGHRLTALGSVGVAVAPARSPLGELLGDADRHMYAVKANRRLTTLPTSGFARPRRDLTTPPDLAA, from the coding sequence ATGTTCGCAGAGATCGCCCTGACTGTGACCACCGCCGGGTGGGCGACCACGACCGCCGCCGCGGTGATGCTCGACCGCCGCCTGCACACCGATGCCCTGACCGGCCTCGCCAACCGGACCGCCCTCTACCGCCGCGCTCGCCGCACCCGCCGCGGCCTGGTCGGGCTGCTGCTGATCGACCTCGACCAGTTCAAGGCCATCAACGACACCCACGGCCACGACTTCGGCAACAAGGTCCTTGCGGCTGTTGGCACCCGGCTCGACGACGCCACGGAGGGCAGGGAGCTGGCCGTCCGGCTCCACGGCGACGAGTTCGCACTGTGGCTCGGACGCGTCTCCAGCCCCGCTCACGCCGAGGAGCGCGCCCAGCAGATCACCGCGGCGCTGTCGGTCCCGCTGTGGATCGACGGCCACCGCCTGACGGCCCTCGGCAGCGTCGGCGTCGCCGTCGCCCCCGCGCGGTCCCCGCTGGGCGAACTGCTCGGCGACGCAGACCGGCACATGTACGCGGTCAAGGCCAACCGCCGCCTGACCACCCTGCCCACCTCCGGTTTCGCCCGCCCGCGCCGCGATCTGACCACCCCGCCCGACCTCGCCGCCTGA
- a CDS encoding FtsK/SpoIIIE domain-containing protein has product MSEQHTNDTQQADQTEGATPDDAQVLHLPVHRVEDTETETAEVIEGELVEPAQVDQPEKRQPGTELVRTEKRLPILPSWAKNVQEFREAARWAAGYTGHTVAFHAVRCPVYIARVLARVPRGSFRLIRGMAAWLTDSEGRPVRSASARREDAAEYLKLSIQRDHRIRARVLMTVGLGAAGIAAFLVGRAMLPEMVQWAIVAGAAGGLGWLGAPADKPIASRAVEATKVPKLTSDAVSRALSALGISQINQAMGKGGEGIGFPKPISRDGKGWRADVDLPYGVTAGDIMDRREKLASGLRRPLGCVWPEADNSEHAGRMVLWVGDQDMRKAKQPSWALRSGKQVDLFQPQPFGTDQRGRWVDLRLMFTSVAIGAIPRMGKTFALRELLLIAALDPRAELHTYDLKGTGDLDPLEKVTHVHGVGDDEAEIEKAVADLRGLREELRRRAKLIRDLAKQGLAPENKVTPDLASKKSLKLHPIVIGVDECQVWFEHEEYGEELAGICTDLVKRGPALGIILILATQRPDAKSLPTGISANVSTRFCLKVQGQTENDMVLGTSKYKQGVRATTFAWADKGIGYLVGEGSDAQIVRTVAGLDGPAAEKVAAYARALREKAGTLSGHAIGETLDTDQPDRKDTLLEDLLAVVRETEPKVWSETAVARLAELRPEIYGGWEVDQLTAALKPHGIKANRQIWGTDENGEGRNRRGFHRADIAEIVTERDRQREAG; this is encoded by the coding sequence ATGTCCGAACAGCACACCAACGACACCCAGCAGGCCGACCAGACCGAAGGCGCGACGCCCGACGACGCCCAGGTGCTGCACCTGCCGGTCCACCGCGTCGAGGACACCGAGACCGAGACCGCCGAGGTGATCGAGGGCGAGCTCGTGGAGCCCGCCCAGGTCGACCAGCCCGAGAAGCGCCAGCCGGGTACGGAGCTGGTGCGGACCGAGAAGCGGCTGCCGATCCTGCCGAGCTGGGCGAAGAACGTCCAGGAGTTCCGCGAGGCCGCCCGGTGGGCGGCGGGCTACACCGGGCACACCGTCGCGTTCCACGCGGTGCGCTGCCCGGTCTACATCGCCCGAGTGCTCGCCCGAGTCCCCCGCGGCTCGTTCCGCCTGATCCGGGGCATGGCGGCGTGGCTGACCGACTCCGAGGGACGTCCGGTGCGCAGCGCGTCGGCCCGGCGTGAGGACGCCGCGGAGTACCTGAAGCTCTCGATCCAGCGTGACCACCGGATCCGCGCCCGCGTCCTGATGACGGTGGGTCTGGGGGCTGCTGGCATCGCGGCGTTCCTGGTGGGCCGCGCGATGCTGCCCGAGATGGTGCAGTGGGCGATCGTGGCGGGCGCGGCCGGTGGCCTGGGCTGGTTGGGAGCGCCTGCGGACAAGCCGATCGCCAGCCGGGCGGTCGAGGCCACCAAGGTGCCCAAGCTGACCAGCGACGCGGTCTCCCGCGCCCTGTCTGCGCTGGGGATCTCGCAGATCAACCAGGCCATGGGCAAGGGCGGGGAGGGCATCGGCTTCCCCAAGCCGATCAGTCGGGACGGCAAGGGATGGCGCGCCGACGTCGACCTGCCCTACGGCGTCACGGCGGGCGACATCATGGACCGCCGCGAAAAGCTCGCCTCCGGCCTGCGCCGCCCGCTCGGGTGTGTGTGGCCCGAGGCCGACAACTCCGAGCACGCCGGTCGGATGGTGCTGTGGGTCGGCGACCAGGACATGCGCAAGGCCAAGCAGCCGAGCTGGGCGCTGCGCAGCGGTAAGCAGGTCGACCTCTTCCAGCCCCAGCCCTTCGGCACCGACCAGCGCGGCCGGTGGGTCGACCTGCGGCTGATGTTCACCAGCGTCGCCATCGGCGCGATCCCGCGCATGGGCAAGACCTTCGCCCTGCGCGAGCTGCTGCTCATCGCCGCACTTGACCCGCGCGCCGAGCTGCACACCTACGACCTCAAGGGCACCGGCGACCTCGACCCGCTGGAGAAGGTCACCCACGTCCACGGCGTCGGCGACGACGAGGCCGAGATCGAAAAGGCCGTCGCTGACCTGCGCGGACTCCGCGAGGAGCTGCGCCGCCGCGCGAAGCTGATCCGGGACCTGGCCAAGCAGGGGCTCGCCCCGGAGAACAAGGTCACCCCGGATCTGGCCAGCAAGAAGTCCCTGAAGCTGCACCCGATCGTCATCGGTGTGGACGAGTGCCAGGTGTGGTTCGAGCACGAGGAGTACGGCGAGGAACTGGCCGGGATCTGCACGGACCTGGTCAAGCGCGGCCCGGCGCTGGGAATCATCTTGATCCTGGCCACCCAGCGCCCGGACGCGAAGAGCCTGCCGACTGGCATCTCGGCGAACGTCTCCACCCGGTTCTGCCTGAAGGTTCAGGGCCAGACCGAGAACGACATGGTCCTGGGCACCTCGAAGTACAAGCAGGGCGTGCGCGCCACCACGTTCGCCTGGGCGGACAAGGGCATCGGCTACCTGGTCGGCGAGGGCTCCGACGCCCAGATCGTGCGCACCGTCGCCGGACTCGACGGCCCCGCCGCCGAGAAGGTCGCCGCCTACGCCCGCGCCCTGCGCGAAAAGGCCGGCACGCTCTCCGGGCACGCCATCGGCGAGACGCTCGACACCGATCAGCCCGACCGCAAGGACACCTTGCTGGAAGACCTGCTGGCGGTGGTGCGAGAGACCGAGCCGAAGGTGTGGAGCGAAACCGCGGTCGCCCGGCTCGCCGAGCTGCGCCCCGAGATCTACGGCGGCTGGGAAGTCGACCAGCTCACCGCCGCGCTCAAGCCGCACGGCATCAAGGCCAACCGGCAGATCTGGGGCACCGACGAGAACGGCGAGGGCCGCAACCGCCGCGGCTTCCACCGCGCCGACATCGCCGAAATCGTCACCGAACGTGACCGTCAGCGGGAAGCGGGCTAG
- a CDS encoding NUDIX domain-containing protein, with the protein MSEQQEWPPNPDLVVDAVVFANPSNPHVLLIQRRDEPFQGHWALPGGYVEAGEWLKDAAIRELAEETGVSVRSVQRVGVYDDPRRDPRGHVVSVAFATEIQYRKDAVARDDAAAVEWVPLKAVLCDEIPLAFDHRKITAAAARMFDWNLGSPEVSTQVLSASTRKRLGLDDSVK; encoded by the coding sequence ATGAGCGAACAGCAGGAATGGCCGCCCAACCCCGACTTGGTCGTCGACGCCGTGGTCTTCGCCAACCCGTCGAACCCACACGTGCTGCTGATCCAGCGCCGCGACGAACCGTTCCAGGGCCACTGGGCACTGCCGGGCGGCTACGTCGAGGCCGGGGAGTGGCTGAAGGACGCCGCCATCCGGGAGCTCGCCGAAGAGACTGGTGTTTCCGTCCGAAGTGTCCAGCGGGTGGGGGTCTATGACGACCCGCGACGGGATCCGAGGGGGCACGTCGTCTCGGTGGCGTTCGCGACCGAGATCCAGTACCGGAAGGACGCAGTCGCGCGCGATGACGCTGCCGCCGTGGAGTGGGTCCCGCTGAAAGCCGTGCTGTGCGACGAGATCCCGCTCGCGTTCGACCACCGGAAGATCACCGCCGCCGCTGCCCGGATGTTCGACTGGAACCTCGGTTCCCCGGAGGTCTCCACGCAGGTCCTGTCGGCCAGCACCCGTAAGCGCCTGGGCCTGGACGACAGCGTCAAGTAG
- a CDS encoding DUF3307 domain-containing protein: MMLDSAVTFAAVLPSLLVAHNVADHWVQTSHQAANKGRPDGAGRWACFKHVASYTLVTGLAVGLVWTVLGLPISPAGFVLGQAISAVTHYWADRRFTLSRLAELLGNAEFYRLGAPRTGKDDNPSLGTGAYALDQSWHWLWLGVAALLTATVGAA; encoded by the coding sequence ATGATGCTGGATTCCGCGGTGACGTTCGCGGCGGTGTTGCCGTCGCTGCTGGTCGCGCACAACGTGGCCGACCACTGGGTGCAGACCTCGCACCAGGCCGCGAACAAGGGGCGCCCGGATGGGGCGGGCCGGTGGGCGTGCTTCAAGCACGTCGCGAGCTACACGCTGGTGACCGGCCTGGCGGTGGGTCTGGTGTGGACGGTCCTGGGGCTGCCGATCTCACCGGCCGGGTTCGTCCTTGGACAGGCGATCAGCGCCGTGACGCACTACTGGGCCGACCGCCGCTTCACCCTCTCCCGCCTGGCGGAGCTGCTGGGCAACGCCGAGTTCTACCGGCTGGGTGCGCCCCGCACCGGCAAGGACGACAACCCGTCGCTGGGCACGGGCGCCTATGCGCTGGATCAGTCCTGGCACTGGTTGTGGCTGGGCGTCGCGGCGCTGCTGACCGCCACGGTGGGGGCAGCCTGA
- a CDS encoding GntR family transcriptional regulator encodes MVTNEAQEDKRPASRRVADELQKLIDSGELAPGDPLPTYRQLAKEHDVAVNTAMSAVRLLRESGAVTIRPNAGARVSDQTEDVDVAEELGRARAEVGELRTQVQHVNAKLADLEERLGLLADRAIKG; translated from the coding sequence GTGGTTACGAACGAAGCCCAAGAGGACAAACGCCCAGCTAGCCGACGTGTGGCGGATGAGCTACAGAAGTTGATCGACTCTGGCGAGCTCGCGCCGGGCGATCCGTTGCCGACGTACCGGCAGCTTGCGAAAGAGCACGATGTCGCAGTCAATACCGCGATGAGTGCAGTCCGTCTGCTGCGCGAGTCCGGTGCCGTGACGATCCGGCCGAACGCTGGCGCGCGAGTCAGTGACCAGACGGAAGACGTTGACGTCGCTGAGGAACTTGGGCGGGCACGCGCGGAGGTCGGCGAGCTGCGCACGCAGGTTCAGCACGTCAATGCCAAGCTGGCGGACCTTGAGGAGCGGCTCGGGTTGCTCGCTGATCGAGCCATCAAGGGGTAG